Proteins encoded within one genomic window of Streptomyces sp. NBC_00523:
- a CDS encoding branched-chain amino acid ABC transporter permease codes for MSETATPFAYTVTARLRRPRTWAWAAGSVLLLALPFYLDRFWLQAGLFAMAAAIGAIGLNLLTGATGQLSMGHAFFLAVGAYGYCVLAGEGGTESGHTLSGLGLPSWLAAVLAVLLAGAAGGLFSPIAGRLRGAYLGIATLALIFIGQHVLFNASSLTGGYNGRTVPPLSLFGLTFDDTEVLVAAVPFQSSEKLWYVALLALLLSGLFARGVLRGRPGRALNALRDHRVAAGVMGVPVARYRAGVFVLSSMYAGLAGVLLALVFQRTVPEYFGMVLSLEYLAMIVIGGLGTVAGAVVGAAFVSLLPQLLTHYSESLPLVAAPGTGGLTPGEASRYLYGAAVVAAVLFLPGGLTRPMKNPGEKK; via the coding sequence GTGTCTGAGACCGCCACCCCGTTCGCGTACACCGTCACCGCGCGGCTGCGCCGTCCCCGTACCTGGGCCTGGGCGGCGGGATCGGTGCTGCTGCTCGCCCTCCCCTTCTATCTGGACCGCTTCTGGCTCCAGGCCGGGCTGTTCGCGATGGCCGCCGCGATCGGCGCGATCGGGCTCAACCTGCTGACCGGGGCCACCGGACAGCTGTCCATGGGCCACGCCTTCTTCCTCGCCGTGGGCGCGTACGGCTACTGCGTGCTGGCGGGGGAGGGCGGTACGGAGAGCGGGCACACCCTGTCCGGGCTCGGCCTGCCCAGCTGGCTCGCGGCCGTCCTCGCCGTCCTCCTCGCCGGTGCGGCGGGCGGGCTGTTCAGCCCGATCGCGGGGCGGCTGCGCGGCGCCTACCTCGGCATCGCCACCCTGGCGCTGATCTTCATCGGCCAGCACGTGCTGTTCAACGCCTCTTCCCTCACCGGCGGTTACAACGGCCGCACGGTGCCGCCGCTGTCGCTCTTCGGCCTCACCTTCGACGACACCGAGGTGCTGGTGGCCGCGGTGCCGTTCCAGTCCTCCGAGAAGCTCTGGTACGTGGCGCTGCTCGCCCTGCTCCTCAGCGGTCTGTTCGCGCGCGGGGTGCTGCGCGGGCGGCCCGGCCGGGCGCTGAACGCCCTCCGCGACCACCGCGTCGCGGCCGGGGTGATGGGCGTCCCGGTGGCCCGCTACCGGGCCGGGGTCTTCGTCCTGTCCTCCATGTACGCCGGACTGGCCGGGGTGCTCCTGGCCCTGGTCTTCCAGCGGACGGTACCCGAGTACTTCGGCATGGTCCTGTCCCTCGAATACCTCGCCATGATCGTGATCGGCGGGCTCGGCACCGTGGCGGGGGCCGTCGTCGGCGCGGCCTTCGTGTCGCTGCTGCCCCAGCTCCTCACCCACTACAGCGAATCGCTGCCGTTGGTCGCCGCCCCCGGCACGGGCGGCCTGACCCCGGGCGAGGCTTCGCGCTACCTGTACGGCGCCGCGGTCGTCGCGGCGGTCCTGTTCCTGCCCGGCGGCCTGACGCGCCCGATGAAGAACCCAGGGGAGAAGAAATGA
- a CDS encoding ABC transporter substrate-binding protein, translating into MKLRVLGAVCAALALALTGCSEKAKSSDGGEGAKGGVRTGEGVTDSVIALGALTDMTGVYASLGKSVTQAQQLWVKQTNAAGGICDRKVELTVRDHGYDPQKAVAGYTELEPKVLGFVQFIGSPFVGAVEQRIDGLDKGLVLPQAWSANLLGSKYVRVIGATYDIETINAIDYLLAEKRIAKGDRIGHVYFEGDYGENALAGSKYAAEQAGLTVVEQKITPSANDMTAQVAAFKQAGVKAVVVSAGPRQAASLVGVAAATGLKVPVIGNNSAYAPQLLKTQAGPALKRDYYVAASTLPIGDPGTGPAKLAKEYAAAYPKDGLDNGVIAGYTAADLYGEALKKACAAKDLTREGVDKALLTITGFGTDFGVAHDFTDPSAPSTRESVIMKPDDKVPGGLKVVRPAEAAAAAKSYTLK; encoded by the coding sequence ATGAAACTGCGTGTGCTCGGGGCCGTGTGCGCGGCCCTCGCCCTCGCCCTCACGGGATGCAGCGAGAAGGCGAAGTCCTCCGACGGGGGAGAGGGGGCCAAGGGCGGGGTCAGGACCGGCGAGGGTGTCACCGACTCGGTGATCGCGCTCGGCGCGCTCACCGACATGACCGGCGTCTACGCCTCGCTCGGCAAGAGCGTCACCCAGGCCCAGCAGCTCTGGGTGAAGCAGACCAACGCCGCGGGCGGCATCTGCGACCGCAAGGTGGAGCTCACCGTGCGCGACCACGGCTACGACCCGCAGAAGGCGGTCGCCGGATACACCGAGCTGGAACCGAAGGTGCTGGGCTTCGTCCAGTTCATCGGCTCCCCGTTCGTCGGGGCGGTGGAGCAGCGCATCGACGGCCTGGACAAGGGCCTCGTGCTCCCGCAGGCATGGTCGGCGAATCTGCTCGGCAGCAAGTACGTACGCGTCATCGGCGCCACGTACGACATCGAGACGATCAACGCCATCGACTACCTGCTCGCGGAGAAGCGCATCGCCAAGGGCGACAGGATCGGCCACGTCTACTTCGAGGGCGACTACGGCGAGAACGCGCTCGCCGGCTCCAAGTACGCCGCCGAGCAGGCGGGCCTCACCGTGGTCGAGCAGAAGATCACGCCCTCCGCCAACGACATGACCGCCCAGGTCGCCGCCTTCAAGCAGGCGGGCGTCAAGGCCGTCGTCGTCAGCGCGGGCCCCCGCCAGGCCGCCTCGCTCGTCGGGGTCGCCGCCGCCACCGGCCTCAAGGTCCCGGTGATCGGCAACAACTCCGCGTACGCTCCGCAGTTGCTGAAGACCCAGGCGGGCCCGGCCCTGAAGCGGGACTACTACGTCGCCGCGTCCACCCTGCCCATCGGCGACCCGGGCACCGGCCCGGCGAAGCTGGCGAAGGAGTACGCCGCCGCCTACCCGAAGGACGGTCTCGACAACGGGGTCATCGCCGGCTACACCGCCGCCGACCTGTACGGCGAGGCCCTGAAGAAGGCGTGCGCGGCCAAGGACCTCACCCGCGAAGGCGTCGACAAGGCGCTGCTCACCATCACCGGATTCGGCACCGACTTCGGGGTCGCGCACGACTTCACCGACCCGTCGGCGCCCTCCACCCGGGAGAGCGTGATCATGAAGCCGGACGACAAGGTCCCCGGCGGCCTGAAGGTGGTCAGGCCGGCCGAGGCCGCGGCGGCCGCCAAGTCCTACACCCTCAAGTAG